Genomic segment of Pontibacter liquoris:
CACCCCGGACAGGCACCAGGACCTGATCGCTATCACCACCGAGCCCGGCGCAGGTTATACGGCCAAATGGACACAGATCCGGCCAGACAAGGCTCTCACCCCGCGCGAAGTGATCCGTATTCAGCTGCTGGCGCTGCAACAGAACGACCCCGATGACAGTGGCGTGATCACGGTCTTTAATTTTTCTTCGCCGGTCAACAAAATGCACTTAGGGCCCATCAATCATTTCCGGATGCTGGTGCGCGACCCGGCGTACAGCCCCATGTTAAACTTCAGAAAATACAAGGCAGGCAAACTGATTGTTACCGGCGATATGGCTTACCAGCTCGTGGTGATCACGGATCGCGACGGCCAGCAAACCCCGTTCCTGTTTATACTTGCCCGGCAGCGCAAAGGCAGCTACAAAGGCTGCTGGATGACCGAAGGAGTGGCCCGCATGGCACCACAGCCAGAAACCAGCCTCACCTGACACAAAGTGCAGGCAAGGCGTCGCGCCTACTTTTCCGTTAAGTCCAGTTCCAACCGGATATCGGCACGCTCATAGATGCTGGGCGGCATGGGCACTTCTACAAAACCCAGGCGCTCGTACAGGTTCAGGGCCGTTTGCAGGCGCCGGTTAGAGACTAGGTATACTTTGTGCGCTCCGGCACGGCGGGCGCGGTCCAGGGCTGCTTCGCCCAACATGCGGCCGATCTTCATGCCCTGCATTTTAGGCGCTACAGCCATTTTTGCCAGCTCAAACACGCCTTCCTCCTCTTTTACCAAGGCACAGGTGCCCACCGGCTCACCATTAAAAAGCGCCATCAGAATGTAACCGCCTTTGTTGATGATATAGCCCTGCGGATCGCTGAGCGAGTTGGTATCTGCTTCCTCCATCACAAAGTATTTGGAGATCCACTCGTGGTTGAGGTCGTAGAAAGCTTTGGCGTAAAACAGGTTGAAATCTACAATCTGTATTGCAGAAGGTGTGTTATAATGCTGTGCCATAAGGATGCGCTAAAAGTATAAGCAGGCTGCAAAGGTAATAAATCAGGGCACATGGCGCCACCTGGCTTACTGCCGTAAGTATAAAAAAGCCCCTGCCATAGTTGTTGCTATGGCAGGGGTTCCTGTTACAATTATAAGTATCGTTATTTCTTGCGCAGCAGGTTGCCCCGCAGCTCACCGGTTGGGTGGGTGGTACTATGTATGTTGAAATACCATTTGCCGCTCAGCAGTTGTTCTTCCTCATCTTTGGTTAATGCGCGGGTAGTTCCGGAAAAGGTGCCGCCGCTGTTATCGGAGAAACCGGTTACCGGAATCACAACTGGCGCACTTTCATTTGGTGAAGCCGGGCCGTGGAAGTGCATGCCTACGGTGTTATCATCCAGGTCGCTCAGCACCCAGGTAACATTGTAGGTTATCTTTTTGGTTTGCCTGTTATAGACGCCGTTAAACTGCCCTGTGCCGATGGAGTTAAATTCCGGCACTTCGTTGTGGCTGCTTAGCGCCACATTATTAAAGCTCACCAGGTCCAGCTGGATCTCGTCATCGTCCTGGTTACATCCCCACATAAAAGTGGTTAATAGCATCAGGCAGAACAAAGGTAAATTGCGGTAAGTAAGTTTTTTAGCTTTCATAAAAGGTCTCGTTTATAAACATATACACTTGGGTAAGTATAGTTTACTGCTGCCCTCTTCAAAAGTTTACTCCTTCGTTCTGTTATTCCGTGAGTTACTAAAAACAGCTAACCAATCAGAAAAATACGCAGGTATAGCCTCGTGCCGGGCGAGCTGCATACGAGGCTCCGGCAAAGCAGGTAAGGGGTTGTAGCTTACATATTCTGCGCCAGGTTGGCATCGGGCACTTTCAGCTTCTCGGTTTTCTTTAAACCGGAAATTACTTCGATGTTAATACCATCCGAGAGACCGGTTATCACCTGACGCTTTTCAAACACCTGCGGCGCTGTTTCCACTTCCACGTAGGACTTTTCTTTGTCGAACTTGAGCATACTTTCTTTTATGGCCAGCACTTTCTCGCGCTTGTCCAGCACAATGTCGGCGTTAGCGCTGTAGCCGGCACGTATAAAATCTTTGTCGTCGAGCATCACTTTAGCCCGTACCGGAAACTTGATGGAGCCTTCCTCTTCCACGCCTTTGGGAGCGATGTACTCCAGCTTGGCATTGAACACCCGCCCTTCGATGGCACCGATGGTGAGTAGCAGGTCCATGTTCTCTTTCAGCTTGCCTACCTCCGATTCGTCGATCTTGCCCTCGAACACCAGGCTGCCCATGTCGGCCACGGCGGCAATGGTGGTGCCCTCGTTAAAGTTGTTGCGCTCGATAATGGAGGTGCCCACTTTTACCGGCACATCCAGCAGCATGCCATCAATGGTGGAGTAGACCAGATTCGACGACTGGCCACTACGCTTGGAGGCGCCTTCGCGCACGAGTTGCAGGTTGTTCTCTGCCGACTGGATCGCCTCGCGCTTCAGGTCAAAGTCTGCTTTATACTTGCGGTACTCCTGTTCGGCAATCACTTTCTGCTCATAAAGCTGCTGGTAGCGTTCAAACTCGCGTTTGGCTTCTTCGTAATTGATGCGGGCCGTTTGCACGCTGCTCTCGGCGTTGTTGACGCTCACAATGTTAGGCACGATACGGATCTTAGCCAGCAGCTGTCCTTTTTTTACGCGCTGCCCGGCTTCTACATACAGCTCCTCCACAATACCCGACACCTGCGACTTGATCTGTACTTCGCGCCGGGGCACAATGGAACCCGTAGCCACCGTCTTTTTCACGATATCCGTGGTAAAGGGCGCCTCTGTCTTGTACACCACCGGATCGGTATTCGCTTTCTTATAGAAGTAGTAGCCCAGCCATACCGACAAGGCCACAAACACTAACCCGAACAGTCCTAATAAAACCTTTTTCATTGCTGTTTTATTTATCAATTAACATTTATCGATTGCCATACTTCACTGCACTTCCTTTTATCATCCTTAAAAGTTATTATCCTTCAAAAGATCCTTTCAGGATGATAAAAGGAACTGGTTTATACTTGCCACTCCCTTACTCGTCGCGAAGCGCTACCACCGGGTTTACGCGGGCCGCTTTGGCCGCCGGGATCAGGCCGGCCACAGCGCCGGCAAGCACCAGCAGGATAGTGGCCGACAGCGCAATGGGCAGACTGACCTCCGGAGCTCCAAAGAAGCCCGCCTTGATGTTAAATCGGTGCATCAGGTACTCTATCAGGGCTACTACGCCCGTGCCTGCCAGCAGCCCCAGGTAGCCCGCCAGGCCGGTAATCACCACCGACTCCTGAATGATGAGGCTGATGATAGACCAGGGGGTAGCACCCAGTGCCTTGCGCACCCCGATCTCCTTGGTGCGCTCCTTCACCACGATCAGCATGATGTTGCCTACCCCGATTATACCTGCCAGGATAGTGCCGATGCTCACCAGCCAGCTGAATGCCGAAATACCCGCAAACATACCCTGCACATCCTGAAACTCTTTCTCCACGTTGGCCGAGCCAAAGGCCTTCAAATCGTCCGGGGCTACTGTGTGGCGCTTCATCAGCAGCGTTTTTACTTTGGTTTCTATCACCTCGGCGGCTATGCCGGGTTGGGGCGTCATGGCAAAAAAGCCTATCTGGTTTACCTGATCAAAAGTCTGCTGCAGCGTGGTGTTCGGAATATAGATCACCTTGGCATCCTCCACTACGTCCTCGTCTTTGCCCACCGGAGTAAAAGTGCCCACTACCTGAAAGTAATTTCCTTTGATGTTGATGTACTGCCCGAGCGGGTCGCCTTTTTCTTTGAAGAGCAGCTCGAGGGTGCGCGGCCCCACAACAGCTATCTTCCGGCGTTCGTCCAGGTCTTTCTGGTTGATAAAGCGGCCGGTGAGCAGTTTGGTAGGGCGCACCAGCAGCATGGCCGGTGTTTCGCCCTGCACGCTGAAGGAGGAACTTTTATTCTGAAAAGTCACGGCAAAGTCGCCGCCAATCTCGTTGCGGGGCGCGATGACGGCTACCTCGGGCACATTTGCTTTGATGGCCTCAATGTCATCGTTGGTGAGCTGAATAAAGCGGCCCGCCTTTAACCCGTGATACGGCACGCTGGTCCGTTGCGTCCAGACGAACACCGCATTTTTGGCAATGTTGAACTCGCCGACGATGCCATTCTCCAGGCCTTTGCCGGCACCCAAAAGCACCACCAGCATAAAGATGCCCCAGAACACACCAAAGGCCGTTAACGCCGTACGCAGCTTGTGCTTTTTTACGGTGTTATAGATCTCGGTCCATTTATCGATGTCGATCATGCTTTTTAATTTTGAAAAACTTACTATTGAATAAGAGAGTACTTAATATTCATCTTATTTAAGCTTTGTCACCTCGCCAACAAGTTCCTTCCAGGATGACAGTACCGGTTAGTAGTATTCACGCATCACTTATTCAGAATTCAGTTATTCATTTATTCAAAATTATACTTAGTCCGCCCTTAGCG
This window contains:
- a CDS encoding GNAT family N-acetyltransferase, translating into MAQHYNTPSAIQIVDFNLFYAKAFYDLNHEWISKYFVMEEADTNSLSDPQGYIINKGGYILMALFNGEPVGTCALVKEEEGVFELAKMAVAPKMQGMKIGRMLGEAALDRARRAGAHKVYLVSNRRLQTALNLYERLGFVEVPMPPSIYERADIRLELDLTEK
- a CDS encoding DUF4864 domain-containing protein codes for the protein MKGLDRVFDRVMLATGILLLVWLWAKFPPAPTPDRHQDLIAITTEPGAGYTAKWTQIRPDKALTPREVIRIQLLALQQNDPDDSGVITVFNFSSPVNKMHLGPINHFRMLVRDPAYSPMLNFRKYKAGKLIVTGDMAYQLVVITDRDGQQTPFLFILARQRKGSYKGCWMTEGVARMAPQPETSLT
- a CDS encoding ABC transporter permease, coding for MIDIDKWTEIYNTVKKHKLRTALTAFGVFWGIFMLVVLLGAGKGLENGIVGEFNIAKNAVFVWTQRTSVPYHGLKAGRFIQLTNDDIEAIKANVPEVAVIAPRNEIGGDFAVTFQNKSSSFSVQGETPAMLLVRPTKLLTGRFINQKDLDERRKIAVVGPRTLELLFKEKGDPLGQYINIKGNYFQVVGTFTPVGKDEDVVEDAKVIYIPNTTLQQTFDQVNQIGFFAMTPQPGIAAEVIETKVKTLLMKRHTVAPDDLKAFGSANVEKEFQDVQGMFAGISAFSWLVSIGTILAGIIGVGNIMLIVVKERTKEIGVRKALGATPWSIISLIIQESVVITGLAGYLGLLAGTGVVALIEYLMHRFNIKAGFFGAPEVSLPIALSATILLVLAGAVAGLIPAAKAARVNPVVALRDE
- a CDS encoding efflux RND transporter periplasmic adaptor subunit — protein: MKKVLLGLFGLVFVALSVWLGYYFYKKANTDPVVYKTEAPFTTDIVKKTVATGSIVPRREVQIKSQVSGIVEELYVEAGQRVKKGQLLAKIRIVPNIVSVNNAESSVQTARINYEEAKREFERYQQLYEQKVIAEQEYRKYKADFDLKREAIQSAENNLQLVREGASKRSGQSSNLVYSTIDGMLLDVPVKVGTSIIERNNFNEGTTIAAVADMGSLVFEGKIDESEVGKLKENMDLLLTIGAIEGRVFNAKLEYIAPKGVEEEGSIKFPVRAKVMLDDKDFIRAGYSANADIVLDKREKVLAIKESMLKFDKEKSYVEVETAPQVFEKRQVITGLSDGINIEVISGLKKTEKLKVPDANLAQNM
- a CDS encoding CHRD domain-containing protein; protein product: MKAKKLTYRNLPLFCLMLLTTFMWGCNQDDDEIQLDLVSFNNVALSSHNEVPEFNSIGTGQFNGVYNRQTKKITYNVTWVLSDLDDNTVGMHFHGPASPNESAPVVIPVTGFSDNSGGTFSGTTRALTKDEEEQLLSGKWYFNIHSTTHPTGELRGNLLRKK